The following are encoded together in the Arcticibacterium luteifluviistationis genome:
- a CDS encoding tetratricopeptide repeat protein: protein MNKTFPYLLSLCLCTSVLFAQETSKYDELVTKSKSLLYDNPEEALKVAKEALQISKEDRKGHANFQIANAFSYLGKLDSVNYYLDKAIADCRKTDNQNLLSGSLIFKASNQVNFGRYDSAEALFDEAKTILIAKNDTSKLVDLYLRMSNLSVGRDRFDEAMIEVEKCYNLSIQSNDIEYQTYAALQFAVIHAKIGNIEKGLEMSRTSLELAKSGDFEYTEYQAYNNIGILYKKDGQYEKALEAYLESERLAKELNFRRDLVGIYINKGSLLNLMERFSDAEEEFRKVLKVEKELGGILPRYKADILVNQADTYRHLGKNTLARKNIDEGLKLAIELESLDLQIYAYEIAKDIELATGNPLAAVEKMEVLQSLKDSLFNTEKTSQINEFQSKYEAVVKDAEINELNKKAEIQQLKNRGLWAGLILLALTAAFVIYSIISKRKKERELVAKENALELEKRRNTEIELESKKKELTTKVLQLASKNEFLSNLENEIDVLKTNMDSSVSKTSGRISRMIKRDIDNDKQWLQFSSEFSSIHGGFLSALAAKHGKFSKSEVRLVSLLKMNLSTKEIADILGISNEGVRKARYRLRKKIDIEDNEVQSYLLNFS from the coding sequence ATGAATAAAACCTTCCCCTATTTACTGAGCCTTTGCTTATGCACTTCTGTATTGTTTGCACAAGAAACCAGCAAATACGACGAACTAGTAACCAAAAGCAAATCCCTACTCTATGACAATCCTGAAGAGGCACTAAAGGTGGCCAAAGAAGCCTTGCAAATTAGCAAAGAAGATAGAAAAGGACATGCCAATTTTCAAATAGCAAACGCTTTCTCCTATTTGGGCAAGTTAGATTCTGTCAATTACTATTTAGATAAAGCCATTGCAGACTGTAGAAAAACGGACAATCAGAACCTACTAAGTGGCAGTCTAATATTTAAGGCCTCTAATCAAGTTAATTTTGGAAGATATGACTCCGCAGAAGCCCTTTTTGACGAAGCTAAAACCATTCTGATAGCTAAGAACGACACCAGCAAGCTTGTAGATTTATACCTGAGAATGAGTAACTTGTCTGTAGGTCGAGACCGGTTTGACGAGGCCATGATAGAAGTAGAGAAATGCTATAATCTCAGTATACAAAGTAACGACATAGAATATCAGACTTACGCCGCACTTCAATTCGCCGTTATTCATGCCAAGATAGGCAATATAGAGAAAGGCTTAGAAATGAGTCGGACGTCTTTAGAACTTGCCAAATCTGGTGATTTTGAATATACAGAATATCAAGCGTACAATAATATTGGAATACTTTATAAGAAAGATGGGCAGTATGAAAAGGCCTTAGAAGCCTACCTAGAATCTGAGCGTTTAGCAAAAGAGCTAAATTTCAGAAGAGATTTAGTGGGTATTTACATTAATAAAGGTTCACTTCTTAATTTAATGGAGCGATTCTCAGACGCAGAAGAAGAATTCAGAAAGGTCCTAAAAGTAGAAAAAGAGTTGGGGGGGATATTACCTCGATATAAAGCAGATATTCTCGTTAATCAGGCCGACACCTATAGGCACCTAGGTAAAAACACTTTAGCCAGAAAAAATATAGACGAAGGTTTAAAACTGGCAATAGAGTTAGAATCTTTAGATCTGCAAATATATGCTTACGAAATAGCCAAGGACATAGAATTAGCCACCGGGAATCCACTTGCCGCTGTGGAGAAAATGGAAGTATTGCAGAGCCTCAAAGACAGTCTTTTCAATACCGAGAAGACAAGTCAGATAAATGAGTTTCAAAGCAAATACGAAGCAGTGGTTAAAGATGCAGAGATAAATGAGTTGAACAAAAAAGCAGAAATTCAGCAACTTAAAAATCGAGGCTTATGGGCAGGACTCATACTGTTAGCTCTCACAGCAGCCTTCGTTATTTATTCTATTATAAGTAAACGAAAAAAGGAAAGAGAACTAGTAGCTAAAGAAAATGCCTTAGAATTAGAAAAGCGTCGAAACACTGAAATCGAACTTGAATCTAAGAAAAAAGAGCTCACCACCAAAGTGCTACAACTGGCCAGTAAAAACGAATTTCTGTCAAACTTAGAAAACGAAATAGATGTCCTCAAAACCAATATGGATAGCTCTGTTAGCAAAACCTCTGGTCGTATTTCAAGAATGATAAAAAGAGACATAGATAATGATAAACAGTGGCTGCAGTTTAGCTCAGAGTTTAGCAGTATTCATGGTGGTTTTTTATCTGCTTTGGCAGCCAAACACGGTAAGTTTTCTAAATCTGAAGTTCGTTTAGTTTCACTTTTAAAAATGAACTTAAGCACAAAAGAAATAGCAGATATTTTAGGCATTTCAAACGAAGGTGTCAGAAAAGCACGCTACAGATTGCGGAAGAAAATTGACATTGAAGACAACGAGGTACAAAGCTATTTGTTGAATTTTTCATAG
- a CDS encoding alpha/beta hydrolase family protein — MVKLFPLKTFILVFIISLASLIISCQGSSKLEESKNETLIEKSKAGQIYHLTEAEGKKYLNDIKQSVLTEEDWQKRAKEIRSYLLKATDLVPLPEKCPLNPIFGDIRKFDGYQVQNVAFESLPGVYVTGSLYSPLTEIEKPAGILSPHGHWPNREDYGRYRADVQNRCASMARMGAVVFSYDMVGYGQLAEFGWVHEAPETMKLQIWNSIRSVDFLLSIGVDPNRIASTGASGGGTQTFHLSAVDSRISVSVPVVMVSYRHFGGCVCELGMDIQKNGKFKYNNAEIAACVAPNPLLLVSVGTDATEFTPNVEFPFVQYIYGLFGKSEMVENAHFANEDHGYEASKRAAVYPFLAKHLNLDVSAVFNSDGTLNEDGITIEKNEALYPFDEQHPFPKEGIKTNKDVIWNWNL; from the coding sequence ATGGTTAAATTATTCCCTTTAAAAACATTTATTCTTGTATTCATAATTTCCTTGGCAAGCCTTATTATTTCTTGTCAAGGCAGTAGTAAACTAGAAGAATCAAAAAACGAGACCTTAATAGAAAAGTCGAAAGCAGGTCAAATATATCACCTCACAGAAGCCGAGGGTAAGAAATATCTTAACGATATCAAGCAATCAGTCTTAACTGAGGAAGACTGGCAAAAAAGAGCCAAGGAGATTCGTTCATATCTATTGAAGGCAACAGATTTAGTCCCCCTACCTGAAAAATGTCCACTTAATCCCATATTTGGAGATATAAGAAAATTTGATGGCTATCAGGTTCAAAATGTTGCATTTGAAAGCCTGCCAGGTGTTTACGTTACGGGTTCATTGTATAGCCCTTTAACGGAGATTGAAAAGCCAGCCGGTATTCTTAGTCCACATGGACATTGGCCAAATAGAGAGGATTATGGCCGATACAGAGCAGATGTGCAAAACCGATGTGCCTCAATGGCACGCATGGGAGCTGTTGTTTTTTCCTATGACATGGTCGGGTATGGACAGCTAGCAGAATTTGGCTGGGTTCATGAGGCTCCTGAAACTATGAAATTGCAAATCTGGAACAGTATCAGGTCTGTTGATTTCCTGCTTAGTATAGGTGTAGATCCCAATCGAATTGCTAGTACTGGTGCTTCAGGGGGTGGAACCCAAACTTTTCATTTATCTGCGGTAGATTCAAGAATTTCAGTTTCCGTTCCAGTCGTAATGGTTTCATATCGACACTTCGGAGGCTGTGTCTGCGAACTCGGTATGGATATACAGAAAAATGGAAAATTCAAATATAACAATGCGGAGATTGCTGCATGCGTAGCACCTAATCCATTGCTTCTGGTTTCTGTTGGAACGGATGCCACCGAATTTACTCCTAATGTCGAATTTCCGTTTGTGCAGTATATATATGGCTTATTCGGTAAATCTGAAATGGTTGAAAATGCTCATTTCGCCAACGAGGATCATGGATACGAAGCAAGTAAAAGAGCTGCTGTCTATCCTTTTTTGGCGAAGCACCTAAACCTTGATGTTTCAGCGGTTTTTAATAGCGATGGAACTTTGAACGAAGATGGCATCACCATTGAAAAGAATGAAGCCCTTTACCCTTTTGATGAACAGCATCCATTTCCAAAAGAAGGTATCAAAACTAACAAAGATGTGATATGGAACTGGAACTTATAA